The sequence TGCTGTTGCCCAACGTCACTGACCCGCCCATGATGCTGATCTCGCGGATGCGGTGGGCGATGTCGGGGGCCTGGCGCAGCGCCACGGCAAGATTCGTCAGGGGCCCGGTGGCGATCACGGTGACGCCTTCGCGGACCCGGACGGTCTCAATGAGAAACTCGACCCCGTGTCGTGGGTCGATTGCCGCCCGCGGCGGCGGAAAGTCATACCCGTCGAGTCCGCTCGATCCATGGATCTCCGGGACATGCCGGGGCGGGGCGATGAGCGGCGATGCGCAGCCGCGCGCGACCGGCACGCGGAGCCCCGCCAGATCCACGACCCGGCGCGCGTTTACCGTGGTCCGTTCCACGTCCACGTTTCCCGCGACGGTAGTGATCCCCAGCACGTCGAAATGTCTGACGGCGAGGAGAATCGCCAGCGCGTCGTCGTGTCCGGGATCGCAATCCAGAATGACCGGCCGGGGCGTGTGCATCACGCGGGGACTGGTTCGCCGTTCCGCGGGGGCCTCCTTGACGGGCTGGTGGAGAAGGAATCCGTGGACCTCGGAGAAAGTGTTCCGGGCGCCCGCGCTGCGCGAGATGCCGACGAGGATGTGAGATGATCATCGGGGCTTCGGTCAAGCGAAAGGAAGACCCTCGGCTGCTCGCCGGCCGGGGATGTTACGTCGACGACGTGCGACTGCCGGGATTAGTGCAGGCCGCGCTGGTCCGCAGCGCGCATGCGCACGCCGAGATCGGCAGCATCAACGTCGCTCGGGCGCGAGCTATGCCCGGAGTGATCTTCATCGCCACCGCAGCCGACCTGGATGTCGCGCAGCCGATCCCCGTCCGGCTCGGACCCCGGCCCGGCCAGCGACCATTTCTTCAGTTTCCCCTGGCGCGCCGGCAGGTCCGGTATGTCGGCGAACCCGTCACCGTGGTGGTGGCCACCGACCGGTACGTGGCTGAGGACGCCGCCGACGTTGTCGAAGTCGAGTATCATCGACTGCCGCCCGTCGCGAACACGGACCAGGCTCTGGCCCCACATGCCGCTCTCCTCCACGAGGGCGGCACGACCAACCTTGCCGACAGACTGGTGATGGGGACGGGTGAGCCCGACGCGGCGCTCGCGAGGGCCGGGATCCGCATCCGTCGCAGGTTCGGCGTCCAACGCCACTCGGGAGTCCCGCTGGAGACCCGAGGGATCATCGCCTCGTACGACGCCGGGTCAGGCCGTCTCTCGGTCTGGGGGCCCACAAAAGTTCCGCACTTCAACCGGCGCGTGCTGAGCGATCTGCTCGGCATTCCGGCCGATCGGATCCGTTTTATTGAGCCCGACGTCGGAGGGGGGTTCGGCGTTCGGGGGGAGTTCTACCCGGAAGACTTCTTGATCCCCTGGGTGGCGATCCGCCTGCGGCGGCCCGTGAAATGGATCGAGGACCGCCGGGAGCATATGGTGGCGGCGAATCATTCACGCGAGCAGATCCATGACGTTGAACTCGGCGCAACCACAGATGGGCGCATCGTTGCGCTCGTCGATCGGATCTGTGTGGATATGGGAGCGTACGTGCGGACCCACGGCGTGACGGTGCCGGAGCTCACCGGCGCCCTGTTGCCCGGGCCATACCGGATCCCGCACTATCGCGCAGAGATCGCGTGTGTCCTCACCACCAAGACCCCCACCGGGACCTACCGCGCTCCGGGCCGGTACGAGGGGACGTTTGTCCGCGAATCGATGATGGATCTCCTGGCTCGGGCGGTGGGGGTTGACCCGGTCGAGATCCGGCGCCGCAATTTCATTCCACCGCAGGAGATGCCCTTTCGAGTCGGGACGGCCGCACTCGGCGTCGAGACGGTGTACGATACCGGGGCATACGCGTCATCCTTGGACGCGGCGCTGGCGGCGGTGGACTATCCGCGCATGCGCGCGTCCCAAGCGTCCGCGCGCGCGCAGGGACGGCACATCGGGATCGGACTTGCCTGTGTCGTCGAGAAGGCTGGGTTGGGCCCCTGGGAGATTGCCCGGGTGGAGGTCGACAAAGCCGGCCGCATCACTGTCTATTCAGGCTTGGCGTCGCTCGGCCAGGGGTTGGAGACGACGCTCGCCCAGGTCTGTGCAGAAGAACTCCACCTCTCGGTCGAAGAGATCACCGTCATCCACGGGGACACGGCTCGGGTACCGGTCGGCGTGGGCACCTTTGCCAGCCGGGGGGCTGTTGTCGGGGGAAGCGCGGTACTGCTGGCCTCGCGGGCCGTCAAGGACAAACTCCTCGACCGTGCGACGCGGACATTGGAGGCGGCGCGGGAAGACCTCGTGATGGAACGACGCCGCATCTTCGTGCGGGGCGTCCCGTCGCGCGGGGTGACGTTTGCGGAACTGGCCGCGGCATCGGTTGCGACCGAACCGGGTATCTCGGCCACCCAGATCTTCCGGGTCTCCGAGATGACCTATCCGTACGGCACCCACGTGGCCGTCGTCGAAGTCGACTCCGGGACAGGACACGTGACCATTCTCGGCTACGCGATCGCGTACGATGTGGGCAAGGCCATCAACCCCATGATCGTCGACGGCCAGCTCGTGGGAGGACTCGCTCAGGGGATCGGCGGCGCCCTCCTCGAGGAAATGATATATGATTCGGAGGGGCAGATGCTCGCCACGACGTTCATGGATTATCTTCTGCCGACCGCAGCCGAGATGCCCCACACCGTCTCGATCCGAATCCTCGAGGAGACGCCGACACCTCTCAATCCTCTCGGTATCAAAGGCGCCGGGGAGGGCGGCACGGCAGGTGCCGGTGCGGCAATCGCCAACGCGGTCTCAGATGCGCTCGGTCCCTTGGGGGTCGAGGTCGTCTCCCTCCCCCTCTCTCCCGATCGTATCCTCGAGCTGATCCGAAGTGCGCAAACCCATGGTCACGCGCGCGGATGACCCGGTTGGCCAACCGCTCACGCGCAAGGAAGACCCGCGCCTCCTCCGGGGCATGGGCCGGTACGTCGATGACCTCGTCGTGCCCGGCGCGCTCCACCTCGCGTTCGTCCGGTCCCCACATGCGCATGCCGTCGTCGTCCGCGTAGACACAACGCGAGCACGAACGATTCCGGGAGTTGTCGCCGTCATGACCGGGGCCGATCTCGGCCTCCCCTCGATCCTGGCTGAATTCCGAGGCGAAGGCTACCGCAACGTGGGATGGCCTCCGCTCGCGCAGGACCGCGTCCGGTTTGTGGGTGAGGCCGTCGCCGTCGTCGCCGCGCGCGGCCGGTATCTCGCGGAGGATGCCGGCGATCTGGTGGAGGTCCAGTATGCTCCGCTCCCGATGGTGCCCTCAGCACGCCACGCCCTGCAGTCGGGAGCACCCTGCATCCACGACGGTGTCCCCGGGAACGTATACTTCCGCCGCGAGCACATACACGGCAACGTTGAAGGAGCATTCGCCGACGCGCCTATCATCGTCACCGGCACCTTTCACCACCAGCGGTTGTCCGGCTCACCGCTCGAGGGGCGCGGGATCATCGCTGAGTGGGACGCGGGGGAACGCCTGACGGTCTGGGCCTCGACCCAGGTTCCCCATGTGCTCCGGACGGGCCTGGCCCGATTCCTGGACGTGGCGGAGTCGAGAGTACGGGTGATCGTCCCGGACGTCGGCGGCGGGTTCGGTCCGAAGATGACCCTCTACCCCGAGGACCTCGTCGCCTGCGCGGTCGCCCGTTGCCTCCGGCGGCCCGTGAGGTGGACCGAAGACCGGCGTGAAAACCTGTTGACGACGACCCACGCCCGAGAGCAGACCATAGAGGCGGCGATGGCCGTGGACCATGAAGGACACGTGTTGGGGATCCGGGCGCACGTCGTGTGCGACACCGGCGCGTACCCGGTCTTCCCCGTCACGGCGATCCTCGAACCGATGGGGACCGTGCAGATCTTGCCCGGTCCCTACCACGTGCCCGCCTACACCTACACGACGATGGCGGTCGCATCCAACAAGTGCCCCTCGGGCGCGTATCGCGGTGTGGGCATGGGCCTGGGGGTCTTTGTGATGGAGCGCCTGATGGACAAGGCCGCCGCAGCCGCCGGCCTCGACCCGGCGGGCGCCCGGCGCGCCAATCTTGTACGGGCCGAGGAATTTCCGCACACGTCGGCCTCCGGCCTCGTGTATGACAGCGGAGACTATCAGGCGACCATGGACGCTGCGCTCTCTGCGTTCCACTACATCGAGGCGCGCGCGGAGCAGGCCCGGTACCGCGCCGAAGGCCGGCTGGTGGGCATCGGCATCAGCGCCTTCACCGAGTATACCGGCATGGGCCCGGAGACGTTCGCCCGGCGCGGCATGGCGGAGATCCCCGGATTTGACGGCGCGACGATCACCGTGGATGCGAAAGGCGGCGTGCGGGCGCATGTGTCGTGTCCATCACAGGGACAGGGACACGAGACAGTCTTCGCCCAACTGGTTGCGCGCGTGCTCGGGCTGGACCCGTACGCCATTCACGTCGCTCGGCCGGATACAGACCTGGCGCCGCCCGGAAGCGGAACCTTCGGCAGCCGGGCGATCGTCGCCGGCGGCGGCGCGCTCGTGCGGGCCGCCGCCCTGATCAGGGCGAGGGCCGTGTCGATCGCGGCGCATCTCCTCGAGGCGTCCCCAGACGATGTGGTGTCCGCGAACGGCCGGTTTTTCGTCAAAGGGGCGCCATCGCGAGCGCTGACGTGGGAGGACATCGCTCGAGCCGCCCATGCGCCGCTCGCAG comes from bacterium and encodes:
- a CDS encoding nucleoside hydrolase, translated to MHTPRPVILDCDPGHDDALAILLAVRHFDVLGITTVAGNVDVERTTVNARRVVDLAGLRVPVARGCASPLIAPPRHVPEIHGSSGLDGYDFPPPRAAIDPRHGVEFLIETVRVREGVTVIATGPLTNLAVALRQAPDIAHRIREISIMGGSVTLGNS
- a CDS encoding xanthine dehydrogenase family protein molybdopterin-binding subunit, coding for MIIGASVKRKEDPRLLAGRGCYVDDVRLPGLVQAALVRSAHAHAEIGSINVARARAMPGVIFIATAADLDVAQPIPVRLGPRPGQRPFLQFPLARRQVRYVGEPVTVVVATDRYVAEDAADVVEVEYHRLPPVANTDQALAPHAALLHEGGTTNLADRLVMGTGEPDAALARAGIRIRRRFGVQRHSGVPLETRGIIASYDAGSGRLSVWGPTKVPHFNRRVLSDLLGIPADRIRFIEPDVGGGFGVRGEFYPEDFLIPWVAIRLRRPVKWIEDRREHMVAANHSREQIHDVELGATTDGRIVALVDRICVDMGAYVRTHGVTVPELTGALLPGPYRIPHYRAEIACVLTTKTPTGTYRAPGRYEGTFVRESMMDLLARAVGVDPVEIRRRNFIPPQEMPFRVGTAALGVETVYDTGAYASSLDAALAAVDYPRMRASQASARAQGRHIGIGLACVVEKAGLGPWEIARVEVDKAGRITVYSGLASLGQGLETTLAQVCAEELHLSVEEITVIHGDTARVPVGVGTFASRGAVVGGSAVLLASRAVKDKLLDRATRTLEAAREDLVMERRRIFVRGVPSRGVTFAELAAASVATEPGISATQIFRVSEMTYPYGTHVAVVEVDSGTGHVTILGYAIAYDVGKAINPMIVDGQLVGGLAQGIGGALLEEMIYDSEGQMLATTFMDYLLPTAAEMPHTVSIRILEETPTPLNPLGIKGAGEGGTAGAGAAIANAVSDALGPLGVEVVSLPLSPDRILELIRSAQTHGHARG
- a CDS encoding xanthine dehydrogenase family protein molybdopterin-binding subunit gives rise to the protein MRKPMVTRADDPVGQPLTRKEDPRLLRGMGRYVDDLVVPGALHLAFVRSPHAHAVVVRVDTTRARTIPGVVAVMTGADLGLPSILAEFRGEGYRNVGWPPLAQDRVRFVGEAVAVVAARGRYLAEDAGDLVEVQYAPLPMVPSARHALQSGAPCIHDGVPGNVYFRREHIHGNVEGAFADAPIIVTGTFHHQRLSGSPLEGRGIIAEWDAGERLTVWASTQVPHVLRTGLARFLDVAESRVRVIVPDVGGGFGPKMTLYPEDLVACAVARCLRRPVRWTEDRRENLLTTTHAREQTIEAAMAVDHEGHVLGIRAHVVCDTGAYPVFPVTAILEPMGTVQILPGPYHVPAYTYTTMAVASNKCPSGAYRGVGMGLGVFVMERLMDKAAAAAGLDPAGARRANLVRAEEFPHTSASGLVYDSGDYQATMDAALSAFHYIEARAEQARYRAEGRLVGIGISAFTEYTGMGPETFARRGMAEIPGFDGATITVDAKGGVRAHVSCPSQGQGHETVFAQLVARVLGLDPYAIHVARPDTDLAPPGSGTFGSRAIVAGGGALVRAAALIRARAVSIAAHLLEASPDDVVSANGRFFVKGAPSRALTWEDIARAAHAPLAARLPESSNPGLEATVSYHPPSPAFSNGVHVAMVEVDRRTGQLAVMRYVIAEDCGPIVNPLIAEGQTHGGLAQGIGETLYEDFRYDADGQPLTTTLMDYLLPASTDTPHVHLVHLETPSPNTEGGFKGMGESATIGAPACIANAASDALGRPVDDLPVTPERVIRWLAGARAHP